ACGCCCTCACGCCCGCCTTCGTCCGCAACGTGAGCCGGGCCGGACGGTACTGCGACGGCAACGGCCTCTATCTCGATGTCCGGCCCACGGGCAGCCGGGGCTGGATTCAGCGCCTCACGATCCGGGGCCGCCGCACCGAACTCGGGCTCGGCGGATACCCCCTGGTCTCGCTGAAGGAAGCCCGCGAGAAAGCGTTCGCGAACCGGAAGCTGGCCCGCGAGGGTGGCGACCCTATGTCCGAGAAGCGGCGGGTCAAGTCGGTGCCCACCTTCGCGGAGGCGGCGCGGAAGCTCCGGGACCAGTTAAGTCCGGGTTGGCGCTCCCCCTACCATGCCCAGCTGTGGCTGAAGAGCCTGGAGCGCCACGCCTTTTCCCGAATCGGCGAGATGCCGGTCTCGGAAGTGACGAGCACCGACGTGATCGGGGTTCTGGCTCCGATCTGGCACGAGAAGGCGACCACCGCCCGGAAGCTCCGCCAGCGCATCCGCGCGGTCCTGGACTGGGCCGTGGCTATGGAACTCCGGCCGGACAACCCATGCCACCGGATCGGCCCGGCGCTCGGCTCACAGAAGTACGCTGTGAAGCACATGAAGGCGCTGCCGCACGGGGAGGTCGCGTCCGCGATCAAGCAGGTGAAGGCGTCCAGTGCGTGGCCGGTTGTGAAGCTGGCGTTCGAGTTCCTCGTGCTGACGGCGACTCGCTCAGGCGAGGCCCGGGGGGCCGCATGGAGCGAGATCGACGAGGACGCGGGAGTGTGGACCATCCCCGCGGGGCGCACGAAGACGAACCGCGAGCACCGCGTCCCGCTCAGCGGGCGTGCGCTTGAGATTCTCGACGAGGCGCGGTCGCTCCGTCGAGCGGGCGGTCCCCATGTATTCCCGAGCGTGCGCGACAATCCGGTTGACGGCACCTCGTTCTCCAGAACGCTCCGGCGGCTCGGGATCGCGGCCGTGCCGCACGGGTTCCGGTCGTCGTTCCGGGACTGGGCCGCAGAGGAGACCGACCACCCCCGCGAGGTGGCGGAGGCGGCGCTGGCGCATGTGGTCCGGAATCAGGTCGAAGCTGCCTACCGGCGCACGGACCTGTTCGAGCGGCGGCGTCGCCTCATGGACGATTGGGCCAAGTATCTCGCCGGCGACTGAGGTCCGGGTAGGGGACAGGGCTCGCGTTCATGTCCGGGGACGACAGGACCCAAGGACCGGATGATTCCGGGATCGACTATTGATAGAAGGAGAACGGAGCGATGACGAGTATGATCGAACGGAAAAGGCTGGGGCAGGTGCGCTTCCTGCGGTTGCCGGAAGTGCTAGCCTGCACGGGCCTGTCGCGGAGCACATCTACGTGCGGTTGGAGCAAGGGCGCTTCCCCCGGCCGGTCTCGCTGGGATCGCGCGCCGTGGGCTGGGTCGAGGCCGAGGTGGACGAATGGATGCGCGAGCGGATCGCAACGAGCCGCAGCAACGCGGAGTGAGGACATCACGGGCAGAGCGGTTTCCGACGGTCGGGCTGGGGAGATCGAGTAGGGACACGCCGCAGGCTCGCCTTTGGAGCGACCGGGGCCTTTCTTGATCGTGGGGAGAACCT
The nucleotide sequence above comes from Candidatus Palauibacter soopunensis. Encoded proteins:
- a CDS encoding integrase arm-type DNA-binding domain-containing protein — encoded protein: MPLPRRPPKRKPRGRHPHNALTPAFVRNVSRAGRYCDGNGLYLDVRPTGSRGWIQRLTIRGRRTELGLGGYPLVSLKEAREKAFANRKLAREGGDPMSEKRRVKSVPTFAEAARKLRDQLSPGWRSPYHAQLWLKSLERHAFSRIGEMPVSEVTSTDVIGVLAPIWHEKATTARKLRQRIRAVLDWAVAMELRPDNPCHRIGPALGSQKYAVKHMKALPHGEVASAIKQVKASSAWPVVKLAFEFLVLTATRSGEARGAAWSEIDEDAGVWTIPAGRTKTNREHRVPLSGRALEILDEARSLRRAGGPHVFPSVRDNPVDGTSFSRTLRRLGIAAVPHGFRSSFRDWAAEETDHPREVAEAALAHVVRNQVEAAYRRTDLFERRRRLMDDWAKYLAGD